In Candidatus Bathyarchaeia archaeon, the following are encoded in one genomic region:
- a CDS encoding winged helix-turn-helix domain-containing protein, whose protein sequence is MVQNRKQRSNNHRGRLDIIADILEASQNGTRKTYFMYRCNLSFKQLKYYLSFLQKKGLLNTANEVHHPQSDLFKITDKGKEFLKAYKGLKALMK, encoded by the coding sequence TTGGTTCAAAATAGAAAACAGCGTAGTAATAATCATCGAGGACGTTTAGATATTATCGCGGATATCCTAGAGGCTTCCCAAAATGGAACTCGCAAAACCTATTTTATGTATCGATGCAATCTAAGTTTTAAACAACTAAAATATTATTTGAGTTTTTTGCAGAAGAAAGGGCTTCTTAACACGGCTAACGAAGTGCATCATCCTCAATCTGACCTGTTCAAGATAACTGATAAGGGCAAAGAATTTTTGAAGGCATACAAAGGCTTGAAAGCTCTCATGAAGTAG
- a CDS encoding inositol monophosphatase family protein produces the protein MTKQTDWLQILVECQKKVKQQITPLLKTLNQPQPNLGLGAGGDPIKQIDLAAENAIITPLKEHEISFTLISEESGIKKYGEKPNECFVTTDPIDGTTNLMRGIPFYATSIAVSTQPNLRTVHTALVADLFHDITYTAQKGKGAYRNAKRITPSRNYMLEEAVIGVDLNTYKVSKIAPQLSGLIHKTKHIRHFGANALELCYVADGTTDAFIDIRGKLRATDMSAAWLIVEEAGAKMTTPTGKPLNIKLHPKQKIAFIAAANPKIHATILDLIKLEKEAK, from the coding sequence ATGACGAAACAAACAGATTGGCTACAAATTCTTGTTGAATGCCAAAAGAAAGTAAAACAGCAGATAACTCCGCTTCTTAAAACGTTAAATCAGCCACAACCAAACTTGGGATTAGGAGCTGGCGGAGACCCCATAAAACAGATAGACCTTGCAGCAGAAAACGCCATAATCACTCCGCTTAAAGAACATGAAATCTCCTTTACTCTAATCAGCGAAGAATCAGGCATAAAAAAGTATGGAGAAAAACCAAACGAATGTTTTGTGACCACTGACCCCATAGATGGTACAACAAACCTTATGCGAGGAATACCTTTCTATGCAACTTCCATTGCTGTTTCCACACAACCAAATCTGCGCACAGTACACACGGCCCTTGTAGCAGACCTTTTTCATGACATAACGTATACTGCGCAAAAAGGAAAAGGCGCTTACCGCAATGCTAAAAGAATAACACCGTCAAGAAACTACATGTTGGAAGAAGCAGTTATAGGCGTGGACCTAAACACTTACAAAGTGTCAAAGATAGCTCCACAACTTTCTGGCTTGATACACAAAACAAAACACATACGCCACTTCGGAGCCAACGCCTTAGAACTATGCTACGTTGCAGATGGCACAACAGACGCCTTTATAGACATACGCGGAAAACTCCGTGCAACAGACATGTCTGCAGCATGGTTAATAGTAGAAGAAGCGGGAGCAAAAATGACAACTCCTACTGGAAAACCCTTAAACATCAAGCTTCACCCAAAACAGAAAATCGCCTTTATCGCAGCTGCAAATCCTAAAATCCACGCAACAATACTTGACTTGATAAAACTTGAAAAGGAAGCAAAATGA
- a CDS encoding metallophosphoesterase, protein MITPLLPHPAALVKTQKTRTMVIADLHIGWEMALSEKGIHVPTQTPKLIQKLKNLISAYQPKKLVILGDVKHTIATAEIGEWHDIPNFFDEIKKQIPEILVIRGNHDGNLEPLLSENIKILPATGIMLDDVGFFHGHRWPSPTLLKCKTLVMAHVHPVVALRDPAGFRITRQVWIKADCNKTQLTQILLQKNKIKIEKSPEETLRKHYNIKPKTIQLFIMPSFNDFLGGRPLNERKLYGKTESERIVGPVLRSEAVDMENAETYLLDGTFLGTLNQLKILS, encoded by the coding sequence ATGATAACTCCATTATTACCGCATCCAGCAGCATTAGTAAAAACGCAAAAAACACGAACAATGGTAATCGCTGACTTACACATAGGATGGGAAATGGCACTCTCAGAAAAAGGGATACATGTCCCAACGCAGACTCCAAAACTCATACAGAAACTGAAAAACCTCATCTCTGCATACCAACCAAAAAAACTAGTAATTTTGGGCGATGTTAAACACACTATTGCTACAGCAGAAATAGGCGAATGGCATGACATCCCCAACTTTTTTGATGAAATAAAAAAGCAAATACCAGAAATACTTGTAATCCGTGGCAACCACGATGGAAACCTAGAGCCATTATTGTCTGAAAACATAAAAATATTGCCTGCCACCGGAATAATGTTGGACGACGTCGGCTTTTTCCATGGTCACCGATGGCCATCACCTACTTTGTTGAAGTGCAAAACATTAGTAATGGCGCATGTCCATCCAGTTGTAGCTCTTCGCGACCCAGCAGGGTTCAGAATTACGAGACAAGTTTGGATAAAAGCAGACTGCAATAAAACCCAGTTGACTCAGATTTTGCTGCAAAAAAACAAAATAAAAATTGAAAAAAGCCCAGAAGAAACATTACGGAAACATTATAATATCAAACCCAAAACTATCCAGCTTTTCATAATGCCTTCATTTAATGATTTCTTAGGAGGCAGACCGCTGAATGAAAGAAAACTTTATGGAAAAACAGAATCTGAAAGAATTGTTGGTCCAGTTCTTCGTTCCGAAGCTGTTGACATGGAAAACGCAGAAACATATCTTCTCGATGGAACATTTCTTGGAACCTTAAACCAGCTTAAGATTCTAAGCTAA
- the hsp20 gene encoding archaeal heat shock protein Hsp20 yields MPSDEDYPDWFRRRRSPFFRGWFFEDIDKMFHEMEKMMEEEFKTFTSRVPKDYVRERKLPDGSTVRELGPFVYGYSVKIGPDGKPEIREFGNVKPGRMGPQVKEEREPLVDIIETNGEVHVVVELPGVEKKDIKLHGTENTLTISVDTPQRKYYKEVALPAKVKVKEAKTEYKNGVLEVTLPKTKEEKKPKGEPISID; encoded by the coding sequence ATGCCGTCAGATGAAGATTACCCAGATTGGTTCAGAAGAAGACGCTCACCGTTCTTTAGAGGCTGGTTCTTTGAAGACATCGACAAAATGTTTCATGAAATGGAAAAAATGATGGAAGAAGAATTCAAAACTTTCACTTCCCGCGTTCCAAAAGACTACGTTAGGGAACGCAAACTTCCAGACGGCTCAACAGTGCGCGAACTAGGACCATTCGTGTATGGCTACAGCGTGAAAATAGGTCCAGATGGAAAACCGGAAATTCGAGAATTCGGGAACGTTAAACCAGGCCGCATGGGACCACAAGTTAAAGAAGAACGCGAACCGCTTGTGGACATCATTGAAACTAACGGAGAAGTCCATGTTGTTGTTGAGCTTCCCGGCGTAGAGAAAAAAGACATAAAACTTCACGGCACAGAAAACACACTGACGATATCCGTTGACACTCCACAACGCAAATACTACAAAGAAGTTGCATTACCTGCAAAGGTGAAAGTGAAAGAAGCCAAAACAGAGTACAAAAATGGAGTTTTAGAAGTCACACTGCCGAAAACCAAAGAGGAAAAGAAACCAAAAGGCGAGCCCATAAGCATAGACTGA
- a CDS encoding DUF131 domain-containing protein produces MATTNESIDNHKFLLLLVAGFFIIFLGIIILSIATIFHGAGAVNFGTIIFIGPFPIVIGAGPEAIWMILVAIVIAALSIIMFWIMRREMKKTSA; encoded by the coding sequence ATGGCGACAACAAACGAATCAATTGATAACCATAAATTTCTGCTTCTGCTTGTTGCCGGGTTTTTCATAATCTTTCTAGGCATCATAATTCTGTCAATTGCCACAATTTTTCACGGCGCTGGCGCGGTGAATTTTGGAACAATCATATTCATAGGACCGTTCCCTATCGTTATAGGTGCTGGTCCAGAAGCTATATGGATGATTTTGGTTGCAATTGTTATTGCAGCATTAAGCATCATCATGTTTTGGATAATGCGTAGGGAAATGAAGAAGACAAGCGCTTAA
- a CDS encoding DUF131 domain-containing protein: protein MVSAETLYSLGIALIFVGMLIVLVAIVLLFVSNIRKRGKIRGGGAIIIGPFPIIFGTDKESVKTVLLLSLVLTILLVVAAVIFYFVLR from the coding sequence ATGGTGAGCGCAGAGACGCTTTATAGTTTAGGCATAGCGTTAATATTTGTCGGCATGCTCATTGTCTTAGTCGCAATTGTTCTGCTTTTTGTTTCAAACATCCGAAAAAGGGGAAAAATTAGAGGTGGCGGAGCTATAATAATTGGGCCTTTTCCAATAATTTTTGGAACAGATAAAGAATCAGTGAAAACTGTTCTGTTGCTTTCGTTAGTGCTTACGATACTTCTTGTTGTAGCAGCGGTGATATTTTATTTTGTGTTAAGGTGA
- a CDS encoding OB-fold nucleic acid binding domain-containing protein, with product MTSDKIIEQILSKHPEVSKKEILEKLEKEKKKAGGFISDEALMRMIAAEFGVEIKKDEVSSFSLLVKDLVPGLNNVALTGRVIAVFSPKTFKSKKNGKFASLLVADKSGVLRVVMWNDKAGLVESDKIKAGQLVRFSHGYTREDNNGQVELHVGEKGTVEINPKNVEAKDYPTASMFSTKIRELAHAHRNKRVNVVGTVKELYSASTFKRQDSSSGKVMRFTLADETGEISVVAWDEKAEFLEKTLKKGVKVQLVNAVVKKAMNGAVELHVNMGTYVEVSEQKEEFLEIAALKEGLDHVNVRGEVATKPVLREVKTSKGELVKLAVFELKDETGKIWFSAWRTHAEAFSNVNVGSKIVARNVYVRKGFGNQLELSTRESTRITIVS from the coding sequence ATGACGAGTGATAAAATAATTGAGCAAATACTTTCGAAGCATCCGGAAGTTTCTAAAAAAGAAATTCTGGAAAAACTAGAGAAAGAGAAAAAGAAAGCGGGCGGCTTCATTTCTGATGAGGCTCTAATGCGGATGATTGCTGCTGAATTTGGTGTGGAAATCAAGAAAGATGAAGTTTCGTCATTTTCACTTTTGGTAAAAGACTTGGTTCCTGGCTTGAACAATGTTGCCTTGACTGGACGGGTTATTGCAGTTTTTTCTCCTAAAACTTTCAAGAGTAAAAAGAATGGAAAATTTGCAAGTTTACTAGTTGCAGATAAGAGTGGCGTTTTGCGGGTTGTCATGTGGAATGATAAAGCGGGGCTTGTAGAATCTGACAAGATAAAGGCTGGGCAATTAGTTCGTTTTTCTCATGGCTATACACGTGAAGATAATAATGGACAAGTTGAGTTGCATGTTGGAGAGAAAGGCACGGTTGAAATTAATCCGAAAAACGTGGAGGCAAAAGATTATCCGACGGCTAGTATGTTTTCAACAAAAATTAGAGAACTCGCACATGCACATAGGAATAAAAGAGTGAACGTTGTTGGCACGGTTAAAGAATTATATTCAGCGTCTACGTTTAAGCGGCAGGATTCGAGTTCTGGAAAGGTCATGCGTTTCACTTTGGCTGATGAGACGGGTGAGATTTCGGTTGTTGCTTGGGATGAGAAGGCGGAGTTTCTTGAGAAAACGTTGAAGAAAGGCGTGAAAGTGCAGCTTGTGAATGCTGTGGTTAAGAAGGCAATGAACGGAGCGGTGGAGCTTCACGTTAACATGGGAACTTACGTGGAAGTATCTGAGCAGAAAGAGGAGTTTTTGGAAATAGCTGCTTTGAAGGAAGGTTTGGATCACGTTAATGTTAGGGGAGAAGTTGCTACAAAACCTGTTCTGAGAGAAGTGAAAACATCCAAAGGCGAACTTGTCAAGCTCGCTGTTTTTGAGTTGAAGGATGAAACTGGCAAAATATGGTTCTCGGCATGGCGCACTCATGCAGAAGCCTTTAGCAATGTTAATGTTGGCAGTAAAATTGTTGCAAGGAACGTTTACGTGAGAAAGGGTTTTGGAAATCAGCTTGAGCTATCAACAAGAGAAAGCACAAGAATAACGATTGTAAGTTGA
- a CDS encoding flavodoxin family protein has translation MVAINGSVRMEKSDTTMLMEPFLEGMREAGASVEVFYVKRLNIMPCIGDFHCWNIKPGECIISDDMQMLYPKLRSADILVLATPVYIPLPGEMQNFLNRLCPLLEPILEWREGRTRARFHENVRIRKIVLVSASGWWELGNFGTVLRIAEELAKDASTEFTGAILRPHASLMEENKEKAKIIVDALKQAGFQLIKDGKMTDDILETISQPLISEEELRRRYNESYMKVKRGQTPS, from the coding sequence GTGGTGGCTATAAATGGAAGCGTTCGCATGGAAAAGAGTGATACAACGATGCTTATGGAACCGTTTCTTGAAGGCATGAGAGAGGCTGGTGCGTCTGTCGAGGTGTTCTATGTAAAACGTCTAAACATTATGCCTTGCATCGGAGATTTTCATTGCTGGAACATAAAACCAGGCGAGTGCATCATTTCTGACGATATGCAGATGCTTTATCCCAAGTTACGTAGCGCAGATATTCTCGTGCTGGCTACGCCTGTGTATATTCCTCTTCCAGGCGAGATGCAAAACTTCCTCAATAGGCTTTGCCCTCTTTTGGAGCCCATTTTGGAATGGCGTGAAGGTCGTACGCGAGCCAGATTTCATGAGAATGTTAGGATAAGAAAGATTGTGCTGGTATCTGCATCTGGTTGGTGGGAGTTGGGCAACTTCGGAACCGTGCTTCGCATCGCTGAAGAACTCGCAAAAGACGCGAGCACCGAATTTACAGGTGCTATTCTGCGACCTCATGCATCCCTCATGGAAGAGAATAAAGAAAAAGCTAAGATCATCGTAGATGCATTAAAACAAGCTGGTTTTCAACTTATAAAAGACGGAAAAATGACTGATGACATCCTTGAGACAATCAGTCAACCGCTCATATCTGAAGAGGAACTTAGGCGAAGGTACAACGAATCATACATGAAAGTAAAACGTGGACAAACACCCAGCTAA
- the rpiA gene encoding ribose 5-phosphate isomerase A, with product MKTKSEWIERAKRNAALEAVKHVKDGFVVGLGSGSTAAYAIEAIGDRIKKEELRIYGVPTSYQAFTLAVKHKIPITTLEEHPILDLTIDGADQIDEKLNLIKGMGGALAREKIVASASKKLIIVADESKKANTLGEKNHPVPIEVLPFAVPFVTRKIKEIGGSSLLREGIKKVGPVISDNGNVIIDAYFGLIQKPKELEQKLRFIPGIVETGLFIKMANVAYIGKRSGIEKMTT from the coding sequence TTGAAAACTAAAAGTGAATGGATTGAAAGGGCAAAAAGAAACGCTGCTTTAGAAGCCGTTAAGCACGTTAAGGATGGTTTTGTCGTCGGTTTAGGAAGCGGAAGCACAGCAGCGTACGCTATCGAGGCGATTGGCGACAGAATAAAAAAGGAAGAACTGCGTATCTACGGGGTTCCCACGTCATATCAAGCTTTCACACTAGCAGTTAAGCACAAAATTCCCATAACAACTCTGGAAGAACACCCAATCCTAGACTTAACAATAGATGGGGCAGACCAAATAGACGAAAAACTAAACCTAATAAAAGGCATGGGCGGGGCGTTAGCACGAGAGAAAATAGTGGCTTCTGCGTCAAAAAAACTCATAATTGTAGCAGATGAAAGCAAGAAAGCAAATACTCTGGGAGAAAAAAATCATCCAGTTCCAATTGAAGTCTTACCTTTTGCGGTGCCATTTGTAACGCGTAAAATAAAAGAGATTGGCGGAAGCTCACTTTTGAGAGAAGGAATAAAAAAGGTTGGACCGGTAATCAGTGACAACGGCAATGTTATCATTGATGCATATTTTGGGCTTATACAGAAACCAAAAGAATTAGAACAAAAATTAAGGTTTATTCCGGGAATTGTCGAAACTGGACTGTTTATTAAAATGGCAAATGTAGCGTACATTGGGAAACGTTCTGGCATAGAAAAAATGACAACGTAA
- a CDS encoding class I SAM-dependent methyltransferase — MLSPPKLPKNAVVLDVGAGSGFFTAKIAQKIHVTNPNAAFYALDITPAMLLSLEKKNVNITPFLGIAENIKDSIKEARKHFTIPYKFDAVFSTLMLHHSTRPEKVFKNIQAVLKKKGKAIVVDLCEHCFEEFRTEMGDIHLGFKPEKIYQIAQKHFPTVKVKKMPGICCECSGRSAEIFFVTMQNRP, encoded by the coding sequence TTGCTTTCACCGCCAAAACTTCCAAAAAACGCTGTGGTGCTTGATGTTGGCGCTGGTTCAGGGTTCTTTACAGCAAAAATTGCGCAAAAAATACACGTTACAAATCCAAACGCTGCTTTTTACGCTTTAGACATAACGCCTGCAATGTTGCTTTCGTTAGAAAAGAAAAACGTTAACATAACGCCTTTCCTCGGTATAGCCGAAAACATCAAAGACAGCATAAAGGAAGCACGAAAACACTTTACGATTCCATACAAATTTGACGCAGTCTTTTCTACACTAATGCTTCACCACAGCACACGACCAGAAAAAGTTTTCAAAAACATACAAGCCGTGCTAAAGAAAAAGGGAAAAGCCATAGTTGTCGACCTATGCGAACACTGCTTTGAAGAATTCAGAACAGAAATGGGCGACATACACTTGGGTTTCAAGCCTGAAAAAATCTACCAAATAGCCCAAAAACATTTTCCAACAGTGAAAGTTAAAAAAATGCCCGGAATATGCTGCGAATGCTCCGGTCGCTCTGCAGAAATCTTTTTTGTCACCATGCAGAATCGCCCATAA
- a CDS encoding winged helix-turn-helix transcriptional regulator, with translation MKEAELRIIAELMKNSRRSDRELAKATGLSQPTVSRLRTKLEKEGYIKEYTAIPDFERLGYELMGITFLKLRKTLEPEQVEEARQIAREKLEKSRFGIIMLERGLGLKYDGVVIALYHDYANYLEHVNALKQFPYFDISAIESFLINLRDTIHYRPLTFKALAEHILTKNKPADT, from the coding sequence TTGAAAGAAGCTGAATTGAGGATAATTGCAGAACTAATGAAAAACTCGCGCAGAAGCGACAGAGAATTGGCAAAAGCAACGGGACTCTCACAGCCAACCGTAAGCAGATTGAGAACTAAGCTTGAAAAGGAAGGATACATAAAAGAATACACGGCAATACCAGATTTTGAAAGGCTCGGCTACGAACTCATGGGAATCACCTTCCTCAAACTTCGCAAAACACTTGAACCTGAACAAGTTGAAGAAGCAAGACAAATCGCAAGAGAAAAACTGGAAAAAAGCCGCTTTGGAATAATAATGCTTGAGAGAGGATTAGGGTTGAAGTACGATGGCGTTGTTATAGCATTATACCATGACTACGCAAATTATCTGGAACACGTGAACGCACTAAAGCAATTTCCCTATTTCGACATCTCAGCAATCGAAAGTTTCCTAATAAACCTAAGAGACACCATTCATTACCGCCCACTGACCTTCAAAGCTTTAGCAGAACACATATTAACAAAAAATAAACCAGCCGACACTTAA
- the sepF gene encoding cell division protein SepF, whose protein sequence is MPGLSGLIRKPKKAEKETEVKGVSGKTYLKAMPLRDLADLDAIKSEVKSGNILILRITPLASKSIDDVKRAVNELCDFAGSIGGDIARLGEERVVICPPNVRIWREKIPVSNEPIPTAA, encoded by the coding sequence TTGCCAGGCTTAAGCGGTTTAATCCGCAAACCCAAAAAAGCCGAGAAAGAAACTGAGGTTAAAGGCGTTTCTGGCAAGACGTATCTTAAGGCTATGCCTTTGCGTGATTTGGCAGATTTGGATGCCATTAAAAGCGAGGTTAAGTCGGGGAACATTTTGATTCTTAGAATAACTCCTCTTGCAAGCAAAAGCATTGATGATGTTAAGCGTGCAGTGAATGAGTTGTGCGATTTTGCTGGGTCTATTGGTGGGGACATTGCAAGGTTAGGTGAAGAACGCGTGGTTATTTGTCCTCCGAATGTGAGGATTTGGAGAGAGAAGATTCCCGTCTCGAATGAGCCTATACCTACAGCAGCTTAG
- a CDS encoding DUF1947 domain-containing protein — MSEKIRRYFLKAKEARDLLSVVSERLKISLEQISEGKVNIEVIRTEFAEIFLLNGKPILGKVGEIVFPILVFKEFLASAPKVVVDMGAVPHVCNGANIMAPGIVRFEGNFGKGDFVVVVDEKHGKPIAIGEALQNSEEIKKVKQGVVVRNLHFVSDKIWVLIKKYGA, encoded by the coding sequence ATGTCAGAAAAAATTAGAAGGTATTTCTTGAAAGCTAAGGAAGCAAGAGACCTTTTGAGTGTGGTTTCTGAAAGGCTTAAGATAAGTTTGGAGCAAATCTCAGAAGGTAAGGTTAATATTGAGGTCATTAGGACAGAGTTTGCGGAAATCTTTCTTTTAAATGGCAAGCCCATTCTTGGTAAAGTAGGCGAAATTGTTTTTCCAATTTTGGTTTTCAAAGAATTTTTGGCTTCGGCACCAAAGGTTGTTGTGGACATGGGTGCTGTTCCACACGTTTGTAATGGTGCGAATATTATGGCGCCTGGAATTGTCCGTTTCGAAGGCAACTTTGGAAAGGGCGATTTTGTTGTTGTTGTGGATGAGAAGCATGGTAAGCCCATAGCAATTGGCGAAGCATTGCAGAATAGTGAAGAAATAAAAAAGGTTAAGCAAGGCGTAGTTGTCAGAAATTTGCATTTCGTTAGTGACAAAATATGGGTTTTGATAAAGAAATATGGCGCTTAG
- a CDS encoding LSm family protein, whose translation MSEMTTEILEQNLGKIVLVRLKGGKSLRGRLKGFDQHLNLVLEETEDNTNSENVRKLGLIIVRGDNVILISPPPR comes from the coding sequence ATGAGCGAAATGACAACAGAAATCCTCGAACAAAACCTCGGAAAAATAGTACTCGTAAGACTGAAAGGTGGAAAAAGCCTACGAGGAAGACTGAAAGGATTCGACCAACATCTAAACCTAGTCCTAGAAGAAACAGAAGACAACACAAACTCCGAGAACGTGAGAAAACTGGGATTAATAATTGTTCGCGGAGACAACGTGATTCTGATTTCGCCACCTCCAAGGTGA
- a CDS encoding 50S ribosomal protein L37e translates to MGKGTPSFGKRSGRKSHIRCRRCGRRAYNVAKKRCAACGYGETTVIKTYSWRTKNIHRERLR, encoded by the coding sequence TTGGGAAAAGGAACACCCTCTTTTGGCAAACGCTCTGGGAGAAAATCGCACATACGTTGTAGGCGATGTGGAAGAAGAGCATATAATGTGGCAAAGAAGCGTTGTGCTGCCTGTGGTTATGGAGAAACAACGGTCATTAAGACATATTCTTGGCGAACAAAAAACATTCACAGAGAAAGATTACGCTAG
- a CDS encoding HAD family hydrolase: protein MKVKGIILDLDGTIVDSKEAYLEAAETAFAKMGRKKFNKATVTEIPRRLEQSLPIHDLIEGIDTRKFLEAYINAYYQATATKAKPLPNVSDTLAQLSEKTKLALLTMRYVPKREIINELESFGLAKYFRYVMTALDTHQPKPSPEALKKCARQLSAKAYDCVVVGDSIADIKAGKAAGTKTVAVLTGIFSRKELENEKPDLILENVNQLPDFIE from the coding sequence ATGAAAGTTAAAGGAATAATCCTAGACTTAGACGGCACAATAGTAGATTCAAAAGAGGCATACTTGGAAGCCGCAGAAACCGCTTTTGCAAAAATGGGACGAAAAAAATTCAACAAAGCCACAGTGACAGAAATCCCCAGAAGACTTGAACAGAGCCTTCCAATACACGATTTAATAGAAGGAATTGACACAAGAAAATTCTTGGAAGCATACATTAACGCATATTATCAAGCAACCGCCACAAAAGCAAAACCATTACCCAACGTTTCAGACACGCTAGCGCAACTTTCAGAAAAAACAAAATTGGCATTACTCACCATGCGTTATGTACCCAAAAGAGAAATCATCAACGAACTAGAAAGCTTCGGTTTAGCAAAATACTTCAGATACGTAATGACCGCTTTAGACACACACCAGCCGAAACCTTCTCCAGAAGCACTAAAGAAATGTGCAAGACAATTAAGCGCAAAAGCATACGATTGCGTAGTCGTTGGAGATTCAATAGCAGACATAAAGGCTGGAAAAGCCGCTGGAACCAAAACAGTTGCAGTTTTAACAGGTATTTTCTCTCGAAAAGAGTTAGAAAACGAAAAACCAGACTTAATCCTAGAAAACGTCAACCAACTTCCAGATTTCATCGAATAA
- the rpsJ gene encoding 30S ribosomal protein S10: MVRKARIRLTSTDYKKLEEVCEELKAIALKTGVKMTGPLPLPTKRLRVPVLKSPCGEGTATWDRWEMRIHKRLIDVDAEERVMRRIMRIRVPEEVHVTIELL, encoded by the coding sequence ATGGTTAGGAAAGCGCGTATACGGTTGACGAGTACGGATTACAAGAAGTTGGAAGAGGTATGTGAGGAACTGAAAGCCATCGCCTTGAAAACTGGGGTTAAGATGACTGGTCCTCTTCCTTTGCCTACGAAGCGTTTGCGGGTTCCTGTTTTGAAGTCGCCTTGTGGTGAGGGAACTGCTACGTGGGATAGGTGGGAGATGCGTATTCATAAGCGTTTGATTGATGTTGATGCTGAAGAGCGTGTTATGCGGCGTATTATGCGGATTCGTGTTCCTGAGGAAGTGCATGTGACTATAGAGCTTCTTTAG
- a CDS encoding winged helix-turn-helix domain-containing protein, whose amino-acid sequence MVNRDRHEIVIDILTKAKNGKRKTELMRDAGLSYLQTKQYLTTLIEKGLLEIDKNHNLKTTKKGQEFLQKCGECLLTNWHKQKETKTKNN is encoded by the coding sequence ATGGTCAACAGAGACAGACACGAAATCGTCATAGACATACTAACAAAAGCAAAAAACGGAAAAAGAAAAACAGAACTAATGCGAGACGCAGGACTCTCATACCTCCAAACCAAACAATACCTCACCACCCTAATAGAGAAAGGACTACTAGAAATAGACAAAAACCACAACCTAAAAACAACAAAAAAAGGCCAAGAATTCCTACAAAAATGCGGCGAATGCCTCCTCACAAACTGGCACAAACAAAAAGAAACCAAAACAAAAAATAACTAA